A portion of the Bacteroidota bacterium genome contains these proteins:
- a CDS encoding amidinotransferase has product MIAYQAYDHPTFSIGDLEDRPPQQNVLLTTPDHFDVIDVKNPYMEGSIIDRHRAKKQWKDLRAVYEQLYHRNLIRGLFVVPGVEGLEDMVFCCNPIFSWTVDGNRCVVLSHMRFPSRQREVEHHRIFFERQGFTIIELEGSGLFEGGGDAIPHPYKRLIWGGYGHRSDRHMYDELAVKLKTPIIPLELVSPWFYHLDTCFNPLDDDTVLICPEAFSESGLKAIRTMYKTVYEIPREDVKTTFSLNFDAVFDEEARRRVAIIQKSQSMVIGILKKENYEVIEVETGEFMKSGGSVFCMKTVMD; this is encoded by the coding sequence ATGATTGCTTACCAGGCTTACGACCATCCGACCTTTTCCATTGGTGATCTGGAGGATCGTCCTCCGCAACAGAATGTCCTGCTTACCACCCCCGATCATTTCGATGTGATTGATGTGAAAAATCCATACATGGAGGGAAGCATCATCGATCGTCACCGTGCGAAAAAGCAGTGGAAAGATCTGCGGGCGGTTTATGAACAGCTTTATCACCGCAACCTCATCCGCGGATTGTTTGTCGTTCCCGGTGTGGAAGGACTCGAGGATATGGTTTTCTGCTGCAATCCGATCTTTTCCTGGACGGTGGATGGAAACCGGTGCGTGGTTCTCTCGCACATGCGCTTTCCGAGCCGTCAGCGCGAGGTGGAGCATCACCGTATCTTTTTTGAACGCCAGGGATTCACCATCATCGAACTGGAAGGCAGTGGTCTGTTCGAAGGTGGGGGCGATGCCATTCCGCATCCATACAAACGGCTGATCTGGGGAGGCTACGGCCACCGGTCCGACCGGCACATGTACGATGAACTGGCCGTGAAATTAAAAACACCCATCATTCCACTCGAACTCGTCAGTCCGTGGTTTTACCACCTCGATACCTGTTTCAATCCGCTCGATGATGACACCGTGCTCATCTGTCCCGAAGCGTTCAGCGAGAGTGGACTGAAGGCCATCCGGACCATGTACAAAACGGTCTATGAAATTCCGCGCGAGGATGTAAAAACAACCTTTTCCCTTAACTTTGATGCGGTATTTGATGAAGAGGCCCGTCGTCGCGTGGCCATTATTCAGAAATCTCAATCCATGGTGATCGGTATCCTGAAGAAAGAAAACTACGAAGTGATCGAAGTGGAAACTGGTGAATTCATGAAATCGGGCGGATCGGTTTTCTGCATGAAAACCGTCATGGATTGA
- a CDS encoding C40 family peptidase translates to MSIRPPKRKTAKSQNGMSSGWIPVWGAGLLLMMVLQSCQGLQGVARYKAPDRTGSAPAGSAKEATPVTPAPAPATPAAPSRFSPSNQPVSVDKLMAFVADWKGTPYRYGGLSRSGIDCSGFTSTLYKDVYQTTIPRTSLDQFQVGTPVSPSDLQPGDLVFFQLKQTRTVSHVGVFLGNGDFAHASLSAGVTIDKLTDPYYADTYKGARRVK, encoded by the coding sequence ATGTCGATCAGACCACCGAAAAGAAAAACAGCAAAGTCGCAAAACGGCATGTCATCAGGATGGATTCCTGTGTGGGGTGCCGGTTTGTTGCTGATGATGGTACTGCAGTCCTGTCAGGGATTGCAGGGAGTCGCGCGGTACAAAGCCCCGGACCGGACAGGAAGTGCTCCGGCTGGCTCTGCAAAAGAGGCAACTCCGGTGACACCGGCACCGGCACCGGCAACACCTGCCGCTCCTTCCCGTTTTTCTCCATCCAACCAACCCGTATCGGTCGATAAACTGATGGCCTTTGTGGCCGACTGGAAGGGAACCCCTTACCGGTATGGCGGACTGTCCCGGTCGGGAATTGATTGCTCGGGATTCACTTCCACATTGTATAAGGATGTGTATCAGACCACTATTCCACGAACCAGTCTCGATCAGTTTCAGGTAGGGACGCCGGTCAGTCCATCTGACCTTCAGCCGGGCGATTTGGTTTTCTTTCAGTTGAAACAGACACGAACGGTGAGTCATGTGGGCGTCTTTCTGGGAAATGGCGACTTTGCTCATGCCAGTCTGTCGGCCGGGGTCACCATCGACAAACTCACCGATCCGTACTACGCCGATACCTACAAAGGCGCCCGGCGGGTGAAATAA
- the selD gene encoding selenide, water dikinase SelD, translating into MTTPSPIRLTQFSHGAGCGCKIAPSVLDQILKTNTVFPDQASLLVGNHSRDDAAVLDLGNGMALISTTDFFMPIVDDPIEFGRIAATNAISDVYAMGGMPTLAIAILGWPVDKLPPEIAGQVVEGGRLACLDAGIPLAGGHSIDSPEPIFGLAVNGLVPVGNLKRNNTAQAGDLLFLTKGLGVGILTTAEKRQILLESDKRVAAESMMKLNRIGADLGKLEAVHALTDVTGFGLLGHLAEMAGGSGVHATLYPDRIPRLTDLTPYLEQKSVPGGTNRNFNSYGHQVSSLTPDQKALLCDPQTSGGLLIALSPDGTDQLRRLFNDHGIGVPADPIGELIPAITNQPMIQIRS; encoded by the coding sequence ATGACGACCCCTTCGCCCATCAGACTGACCCAATTCAGTCACGGTGCCGGATGCGGATGCAAAATTGCACCCTCCGTTCTCGACCAGATTCTGAAAACGAATACCGTATTTCCCGACCAGGCTTCCCTGCTGGTGGGAAATCATTCCCGTGACGATGCCGCCGTTCTCGATCTGGGAAACGGAATGGCCCTGATCAGCACCACCGACTTTTTCATGCCCATTGTTGATGATCCGATTGAATTTGGCCGGATAGCCGCCACCAATGCCATTTCGGATGTCTATGCCATGGGCGGGATGCCCACACTGGCCATTGCCATCCTCGGCTGGCCCGTTGATAAACTGCCGCCTGAAATCGCCGGTCAGGTGGTGGAAGGCGGACGGCTGGCCTGTCTCGATGCCGGAATCCCCCTCGCCGGTGGTCATAGTATCGATTCTCCCGAACCCATTTTCGGTCTGGCCGTGAACGGTCTGGTTCCCGTCGGAAACCTGAAACGGAATAATACCGCCCAGGCCGGTGACCTGCTTTTCCTGACCAAAGGACTCGGGGTTGGCATTCTAACCACCGCCGAAAAACGCCAGATTCTGCTCGAATCCGATAAACGGGTGGCGGCAGAATCCATGATGAAACTGAACCGGATCGGCGCCGACCTCGGAAAACTGGAGGCCGTTCATGCACTGACCGACGTGACCGGTTTCGGCCTGCTGGGGCATCTGGCCGAAATGGCTGGTGGTTCCGGGGTTCATGCCACCCTTTATCCCGACCGGATTCCCCGTCTGACCGATCTGACGCCTTATCTGGAGCAGAAATCGGTTCCGGGTGGTACCAACCGGAACTTCAACAGCTACGGCCATCAGGTGTCTTCCCTCACCCCCGATCAGAAGGCCCTGTTGTGCGATCCGCAGACCAGCGGCGGATTGCTGATCGCCCTTTCCCCCGACGGAACCGACCAACTCCGCCGGCTTTTCAATGACCACGGAATCGGGGTGCCTGCCGACCCGATCGGCGAACTGATTCCGGCAATAACCAACCAACCCATGATACAGATCAGGAGCTGA
- the mnmH gene encoding tRNA 2-selenouridine(34) synthase MnmH — MQLLCSVPDFLVKRQSMPVFDVRTPAEFANGHIPGAINLPLFSDQERHEIGLIYAQEGKKPAILKGLDFVGPKMRMLVDQVLAVTNSRVVGVYCWRGGMRSDAVAWLLGFYGFTAWRVEGGYKSIRRTLLAEMMQPRPVRIIGGRTGSGKTQVLHELQGLGEPVIDLEELAHHKGSAFGDIDEPPQPTQEQFDNLLGLSWLSHPQESRLWLEDESHFTGSIQINEHIWKVMRQAPVVYLDVPEELRADNLVDSYGRTDRENLKRSILKIREKLGGADTKLALDLLEKDRYHDLAILLLRRYYDPGYDYGLARRSPETIHRVVVTDRDFRKIALKLKDLTLS; from the coding sequence ATGCAATTGTTATGTTCCGTCCCCGATTTTCTTGTCAAACGGCAGTCCATGCCGGTGTTCGATGTCAGAACGCCTGCCGAGTTCGCCAATGGTCACATTCCCGGCGCGATCAACCTGCCGCTTTTCTCCGATCAGGAACGACATGAGATCGGGCTGATCTATGCTCAGGAAGGGAAAAAACCGGCCATTCTGAAGGGGCTCGATTTCGTCGGTCCGAAAATGCGGATGCTTGTCGATCAGGTGTTGGCGGTAACCAACTCACGGGTGGTGGGGGTGTACTGCTGGCGGGGCGGCATGCGAAGCGATGCCGTTGCCTGGCTCCTGGGTTTTTATGGTTTCACTGCCTGGCGGGTCGAAGGTGGCTATAAATCCATCCGCCGGACGCTACTTGCGGAAATGATGCAACCACGTCCCGTCCGGATCATCGGTGGCAGGACCGGCAGCGGGAAAACGCAGGTGCTTCATGAATTGCAGGGTCTGGGAGAACCGGTCATCGATCTGGAAGAACTGGCCCACCACAAGGGATCGGCCTTTGGTGATATTGATGAACCCCCGCAACCGACGCAGGAACAGTTCGATAACCTGCTTGGACTCAGCTGGCTGAGCCACCCGCAGGAATCCCGTCTCTGGCTCGAAGATGAAAGTCATTTTACCGGCTCCATCCAGATCAATGAACATATCTGGAAGGTGATGCGCCAGGCGCCGGTCGTCTATCTGGATGTTCCCGAGGAGTTGCGTGCAGACAATCTGGTCGACTCCTATGGACGGACCGATCGGGAAAACCTGAAACGATCCATCCTGAAAATCAGGGAAAAGCTGGGCGGAGCCGATACCAAACTGGCTCTGGATCTGCTGGAAAAAGACCGGTACCACGATCTGGCGATCCTGCTGTTGCGGCGGTATTACGATCCCGGATACGATTACGGTCTTGCCCGCCGGTCGCCTGAAACCATTCACCGGGTGGTTGTAACTGACCGGGATTTTCGTAAAATTGCTTTAAAACTGAAGGACCTCACGCTTTCATGA